The Pan troglodytes isolate AG18354 chromosome 1, NHGRI_mPanTro3-v2.0_pri, whole genome shotgun sequence genome includes a region encoding these proteins:
- the OR6K6 gene encoding olfactory receptor 6K6: MKQYSVGNQHSNYRSLLFPFLCSQMTQLTASGNQTMVTEFLFSMFPHPHRGGLLFFIPLLLIYGFILTGNLIMFIVIQVDMALHTPLYFFINVLSFLEICYTTTTIPKMLSCLISEQKSISVAGCLLQMYFFHSLGITESCVLTAMAIDRYIAICNPLRYPTIMIPKLCIQLTVGSCFCGFLLVLPEIAWISTMPFCGSKQIHQIFCDFTPVLSLACTDTSLVVIVDAIHAAEIVASFLVIALSYIRIIIVILGMHSAEGRHKAFSTCAAHLAVFLLFFGSVAVMYLRFSATYSVFWDTAIAVTFVILAPFFNPIIYSLRNKDMKEAIGRLFHYQKRAGWAGK, translated from the coding sequence ATGAAGCAATATTCAGTGGGTAATCAACATTCCAATTATAGGAGtctcttgtttccttttctgtgttcaCAGATGACACAGTTGACGGCCAGTGGGAATCAGACAATGGTGACTGAGTTCCTCTTCTCTATGTTCCCGCATCCGCACAGAGGTGGCCTCTTATTCTTTATTCCCTTGCTTCTCATCTACGGATTTATCCTAACTGGAAACCTAATAATGTTCATTGTCATCCAGGTGGACATGGCCCTGCACACCCCTTTGTATTTCTTTATCAATGTCCTCTCCTTCCTGGAGATCTGCTATACCACAACCACCATCCCCAAGATGCTGTCCTGCCTAATCAGTGAGCAGAAGAGCATCTCCGTGGCTGGCTGCCTCCTGCAGATGTACTTTTTCCACTCACTTGGTATCACAGAAAGCTGTGTCCTGACAGCAATGGCCATTGACAGGTACATAGCTATCTGCAATCCACTCCGTTACCCAACCATCATGATTCCCAAACTTTGTATCCAGCTGACAGTTGGATCCTGCTTTTGTGGCTTCCTCCTTGTGCTTCCTGAGATTGCATGGATTTCCACCATGCCTTTCTGTGGCTCCAAACAGATCCACCAGATATTCTGTGATTTCACACCTGTGCTGAGCTTGGCCTGCACAGATACATCCCTAGTGGTCATTGTGGATGCCATCCATGCAGCGGAAATTGTAGCCTCCTTCCTGGTCATTGCTCTATCCTACATCCGGATTATTATAGTGATTCTGGGAATGCACTCAGCTGAAGGTCGTCACAAGGCCTTTTCCACCTGTGCTGCTCACCTTGCTGTGTTCTTGCTATTTTTTGGCAGTGTGGCTGTCATGTATTTGAGATTCTCAGCCACCTactcagtgttttgggacacagCAATTGCTGTCACTTTTGTTATCCTTGCTCCCTTTTTCAACCCCATCATCTATAGCCTGAGAAACAAGGACATGAAAGAGGCTATTGGAAGGCTTTTCCACTATCAGAAGAGGGCTGGTTGGGCTGGGAAATAG